CGATTTTTCAGGGCGGCAATGGTGGTTTCCACAAATCCCGCTTCGTTGAGGGTGTCGGTGTGGATAGCCACCTGGACGTCGTAGTCTTCAGCCACGCCCAAACAGTTGTCGATCGCCGCTGGGGTGGTGCCCCAATCTTCATGGAGTTTGAGCCCGATCGCCCCGGCCTTGATTTGTTCTGCTAAGGCAGCCGGTTGACTGCCATTGCCCTTACCCAAAAAGCCCAAGTTAATGGGAAAACCATCGGCCGCCTGTAACATGCGGTGAATATTCCAAGCCCCAGGAGTGCAGGTAGTGGCCTTGGTGCCCGCCGCCGGCCCGGTGCCTCCCCCCACCAGAGTGGTAACGCCCGACGCTAAGGCCGTTTCAATCTGTTGGGGGCAAATAAAATGCACATGGGCGTCAATTCCCCCCGCCGTTAAAATCATTCCTTCCCCGGCGATCGCCTCGGTGCTGGGGCCAATGATTATGGAAACATTGTCTTGGATATGGGGGTTGCCTGCCTTACCAATGGCGTAAATGCGACCGTTCTTAATGCCCACATCAGCTTTGACAATGCCCCACCAATCCAAAATCAACGCATTGGTGATCACCACATCCACCGCCCCTTCTGCCCTGCTTAAAGGGGATTGCCCCATGCCATCCCGAATTACCTTGCCGCCACCAAACTTCACTTCATCGCCATAGGTGGCGTAATCCTGTTCTACTTCGATAAATAATTCCGTATCCGCCAGTCGTACCTTATCTCCCACTGTGGGACCAAAGGTGTGGGCGTAGCTGTGGCGGTCCATCCGATAACTCATGGTGGCTATTTCCTTGGTTAATTGGGGGGAGAAGATTCTAGTAACTGTTGCAGGCTATAGGGACAGGTTAGAGGAAAATCCACACCATGGCCGGTTTTCTCTTGCACATAGCCTAGGGCACCTTGATAAATCTGGGGCAATTCTTCCTCCAGATAATTTTTCAAGGTGGTAGTTAGACAGCGACGAAGTTGGGTGCGAAAACTTTGAATCTCAGCCCGCCAATGGTTGCCGTTACGTCCCCGTTCTTCCTGCCAGTATTGCAATAGCAGACAATGGCGAATTAACTGTTCCAACAGATAGGCGACTCGATTACGATCCTGTCTTCCCAAGCTCTCCAACTCCTCAATCAAATGAACCCAGTCCACCTCCGCCAGGGAATTTTGCCGAAATAAGCTCACCGTCACCTCAAGCCATTGGGCGGGATCTTGCTCATAAAGTTCGG
The genomic region above belongs to Synechocystis sp. PCC 6803 substr. PCC-P and contains:
- a CDS encoding DUF29 domain-containing protein, translated to MESQLQFPISPSEVLSELYEQDPAQWLEVTVSLFRQNSLAEVDWVHLIEELESLGRQDRNRVAYLLEQLIRHCLLLQYWQEERGRNGNHWRAEIQSFRTQLRRCLTTTLKNYLEEELPQIYQGALGYVQEKTGHGVDFPLTCPYSLQQLLESSPPN